A region from the Halomarina litorea genome encodes:
- a CDS encoding aldehyde dehydrogenase family protein gives MSQQVQEVHQHYIAGEFTEGEGDETFESVNPATGETIAEFHRGTEADVERAIEAADAAAEEWRELSYIDRAEYLWEIYHELRDRHEELGEVVTRECGKEISEGKADVTEAWHMVEWAAGDARHPQGDVVPSEIAAKDAYMRRKPRGVVGCITPWNFPVAIPFWHMAVALVHGNTVVWKPAEQTPLCGQVIAEMFEETGIPEGVFNMIQGYGDAGAAIVDSPDIDTVLFTGSAEVGHSIADAVGGEPGKLAACEMGGKNGIVITESADLDIAVHSAVMSSFKTTGQRCVSSERLIVHEDVYDEFKERFVEVAEGISVGDPLEEETFMGPAIEPEHVEKIQKYNDLAREEATEVLVDRTELADDEIPDGHEAGNWVGPFVYEVDYDDEGELRSIREEVFGPHVALMKYSGDIERGVDIHNDTPYGLAGAIVSEDYRQVNYFRDNAEIGLAYGNLPCIGAEVHLPFGGVKKSGNGYPSAREVIEAVTERTAWTLNNSKDIQMAQGLSADIKTSDDE, from the coding sequence ATGAGCCAGCAAGTCCAGGAGGTCCACCAGCACTACATCGCCGGCGAGTTCACCGAGGGCGAAGGCGACGAGACGTTCGAGTCGGTCAACCCCGCGACGGGCGAGACCATCGCGGAGTTCCACCGTGGCACCGAGGCGGACGTCGAACGCGCCATCGAGGCCGCCGACGCCGCCGCCGAGGAGTGGCGCGAACTCTCCTACATCGACCGCGCGGAGTACCTCTGGGAGATCTACCACGAACTGCGCGACCGCCACGAAGAACTCGGGGAGGTCGTCACCCGCGAGTGCGGCAAGGAGATCAGCGAGGGGAAAGCCGACGTCACCGAGGCGTGGCACATGGTCGAGTGGGCGGCGGGCGACGCCCGCCACCCGCAGGGCGACGTGGTCCCCTCCGAAATCGCCGCGAAGGACGCCTACATGCGCCGGAAACCGCGCGGCGTCGTCGGCTGCATCACTCCGTGGAACTTCCCGGTCGCCATCCCGTTCTGGCACATGGCCGTGGCGCTCGTCCACGGCAACACCGTCGTCTGGAAGCCCGCCGAGCAGACTCCCCTCTGCGGGCAGGTCATCGCCGAGATGTTCGAGGAGACCGGCATCCCCGAGGGCGTCTTCAACATGATTCAGGGCTACGGCGACGCCGGCGCGGCCATCGTCGACTCGCCCGACATCGACACCGTCCTCTTCACCGGCAGTGCGGAGGTCGGCCACTCCATCGCCGACGCCGTCGGCGGCGAACCCGGCAAACTCGCGGCCTGCGAGATGGGCGGGAAGAACGGCATCGTCATCACGGAGAGCGCGGACCTCGACATCGCCGTCCACTCCGCCGTGATGTCGAGCTTCAAGACGACCGGACAGCGCTGCGTTTCGAGCGAGCGCCTCATCGTCCACGAGGACGTCTACGACGAGTTCAAGGAGCGCTTCGTGGAGGTCGCGGAGGGCATCTCGGTCGGCGACCCACTCGAGGAGGAGACGTTCATGGGGCCGGCCATCGAACCGGAGCACGTCGAGAAGATTCAGAAGTACAACGACCTCGCCCGCGAGGAGGCCACGGAGGTCCTCGTCGACCGCACGGAACTCGCTGACGACGAGATTCCCGACGGTCACGAAGCGGGCAACTGGGTCGGCCCGTTCGTCTACGAGGTCGACTACGACGACGAGGGCGAACTGCGCTCCATCCGCGAGGAGGTCTTCGGCCCGCACGTCGCCCTGATGAAGTACAGCGGCGACATCGAGCGAGGGGTCGACATCCACAACGACACGCCCTACGGTCTCGCCGGAGCCATCGTCTCCGAGGACTACCGGCAGGTCAACTACTTCCGCGACAACGCCGAAATCGGCCTCGCGTACGGCAACCTGCCGTGTATCGGCGCGGAGGTCCACCTCCCGTTCGGCGGCGTGAAGAAGTCCGGCAACGGCTACCCCTCGGCCCGCGAGGTCATCGAGGCCGTCACCGAGCGCACCGCGTGGACGCTCAACAACTCGAAGGACATCCAGATGGCACAGGGGCTCTCGGCGGACATCAAGACCTCGGACGACGAGTAA
- a CDS encoding DUF7537 family lipoprotein, whose translation MRRAALACVVLLVLAGCSAGGGSSPTATPAAVPTDRPVPPGLGEESVANASALVDAHDAALSGTSFTVRREYLVRAPNGTVYVRETVTTLVGADGTYRHVEDRDVSPGAVFGEEHVESWSDGNRTLLRYGRDDARVLELSPGHGADRREFLTRPDGGRFRPLLTGDGRRTVERVERDGETRFLVTVRSESPVGVGAPRPRGFVADTPFTYELVVGMDGVVRSMAVRYEGHFLDGGDATLTFTVRYVDVGETTVERPAWAA comes from the coding sequence ATGCGACGGGCCGCACTCGCCTGCGTCGTCCTCCTCGTGCTCGCCGGGTGTAGCGCCGGGGGCGGGTCGTCCCCGACGGCGACGCCGGCGGCCGTCCCCACCGACCGGCCCGTCCCGCCGGGACTGGGCGAGGAGTCGGTGGCCAACGCCTCGGCGCTCGTCGACGCCCACGACGCCGCCCTTTCGGGGACCTCCTTTACCGTCCGCCGGGAGTACCTCGTCCGGGCGCCGAACGGGACGGTGTACGTCCGCGAGACGGTGACCACGCTCGTCGGGGCGGACGGGACCTACCGGCACGTCGAGGACCGCGACGTCTCGCCCGGGGCGGTGTTCGGCGAAGAACACGTCGAGTCGTGGTCCGACGGGAACCGGACGCTCCTCCGGTACGGGCGCGACGACGCGCGCGTCCTCGAACTCTCGCCCGGCCACGGGGCCGACCGCCGGGAGTTCCTCACCCGGCCCGACGGGGGGCGGTTCCGACCGCTCCTCACCGGCGACGGGCGGCGCACGGTCGAACGCGTCGAACGGGATGGCGAGACCCGGTTCCTCGTGACGGTCCGCAGCGAGTCGCCCGTAGGCGTCGGCGCGCCCCGTCCGCGCGGGTTCGTCGCCGACACGCCGTTCACCTACGAGTTGGTCGTCGGGATGGACGGCGTCGTCCGGTCGATGGCGGTCCGCTACGAGGGGCACTTCCTCGACGGCGGGGACGCGACGCTCACCTTCACGGTCCGGTACGTCGACGTGGGGGAGACGACCGTCGAGCGACCCGCGTGGGCCGCGTGA
- a CDS encoding SRPBCC family protein encodes MTVRVERTFELDAPPADVWSFIADPAKRARPISVVTEFEETGEGTATWHVKLPIPLVNRTIPIETRETDRREPEYVRFVGRSKVMRVVGEHELEAVDGGGTRLTNRFTVDGKLPGVEKFFKRNLDGELDNLEDAIRRDLATA; translated from the coding sequence ATGACCGTCCGGGTAGAGCGTACGTTCGAACTCGATGCACCCCCCGCGGACGTCTGGTCGTTCATCGCGGACCCGGCCAAACGCGCCCGCCCAATCAGCGTCGTCACGGAGTTCGAGGAGACGGGCGAGGGGACTGCCACGTGGCACGTCAAACTCCCCATCCCGCTCGTCAATCGGACCATCCCAATCGAGACGCGCGAGACCGACCGCCGGGAACCGGAGTACGTCCGGTTCGTTGGGCGCTCGAAGGTGATGCGCGTCGTCGGCGAGCACGAACTGGAGGCCGTCGACGGCGGCGGAACCCGCCTCACCAACCGCTTCACCGTCGACGGGAAGCTTCCCGGCGTCGAGAAGTTCTTCAAGCGGAACCTCGACGGCGAACTGGACAACCTCGAAGACGCCATCCGGCGTGACCTCGCTACCGCCTGA
- a CDS encoding DUF7123 family protein yields MAELSDEDQRILDHLRESVARGDRYFRAKRIAESIGLSAKQVGSRLPRLADSTEDVEIEKWGRARSTTWRVTPGGA; encoded by the coding sequence ATGGCAGAGTTGAGCGACGAAGACCAGCGTATCCTCGACCACCTCCGCGAGAGCGTGGCGCGGGGGGACCGCTACTTCCGGGCCAAGCGCATCGCCGAGAGCATCGGACTGTCGGCGAAGCAGGTGGGGTCCCGACTCCCGCGTCTCGCCGACAGCACCGAGGACGTCGAGATCGAGAAGTGGGGTCGCGCTCGCTCGACCACGTGGCGCGTGACTCCCGGCGGCGCGTAG
- a CDS encoding DUF7525 family protein, which yields MTESASGTDMEMGLAMVFGLLGIGGAFVMYVAATGHDQVLSGWGFAAAMLAGGILIAALHLYG from the coding sequence ATGACAGAATCCGCGTCGGGGACCGACATGGAGATGGGACTCGCGATGGTGTTCGGCTTGCTCGGAATCGGCGGCGCGTTCGTGATGTACGTCGCGGCGACGGGCCACGATCAGGTGCTCTCGGGGTGGGGCTTCGCGGCGGCGATGCTGGCCGGCGGCATCCTCATCGCGGCGCTCCACCTCTACGGGTAG
- a CDS encoding MFS transporter, whose translation MVTERESSDVDVLDSFRQFFALERDVLALSLAMLAFSLAFQMTSRYVPEYLRVLGASAAVVGLYGSVGNLVGALYPYPGGALSDRIGSRVALTAFGSVSTLGFVVWYLAPTFPDSLGGLALPAWTWVFVGLFLTQGWKSFGIGATFAIVKQSVPPDRLAMGFASTEIFRRVGFLLGPLIAAALLATTAGFLDGFQAVLLVAVGFGAAATVAQHYLYDASEDTVGKRFEGVRQVLADLRTLPATLRPLLVADTLIRFANGMVYVFFVIVVTEFLGVGFAGFGVTLRPDAFFGVLLAVEMVVAIATKVPVSKLAERTGLKPVVALGFAVYAVFPVLLIVAPPDQWVLVALFAFSGLRFAGLPAHKALIVGPAERDAGGRVTGTYYLVRNTVVIPSALLGGWLYGRDPQLAFGLATAVGLVGVGYFLAFGREFEAYA comes from the coding sequence ATGGTAACGGAACGGGAGTCGAGCGACGTCGACGTCCTCGACTCGTTCCGGCAGTTCTTCGCGCTGGAACGCGACGTGCTCGCCCTCTCGCTGGCGATGCTCGCGTTCAGCCTCGCCTTCCAGATGACGAGCCGATACGTCCCGGAGTACCTCCGGGTGCTGGGTGCGAGCGCCGCCGTCGTCGGTCTCTACGGGAGCGTCGGCAACCTCGTCGGGGCGCTGTACCCCTATCCCGGTGGGGCGCTGTCGGACCGAATCGGCTCGCGGGTCGCGCTGACGGCCTTCGGGAGCGTCTCGACGCTCGGCTTCGTCGTCTGGTACCTCGCGCCGACGTTCCCCGACAGTCTGGGGGGCCTCGCCCTGCCCGCGTGGACGTGGGTGTTCGTCGGCCTCTTTCTCACGCAGGGCTGGAAGTCGTTCGGCATCGGGGCGACGTTCGCCATCGTCAAGCAGAGCGTCCCGCCGGACCGACTCGCGATGGGCTTCGCGAGCACCGAAATCTTCCGCCGGGTCGGGTTCCTCCTCGGTCCCCTCATCGCCGCCGCACTTCTGGCGACTACCGCGGGCTTCCTCGACGGGTTTCAGGCCGTCCTCCTCGTGGCGGTGGGGTTCGGCGCGGCGGCGACCGTCGCCCAGCACTACCTCTACGACGCGAGCGAGGACACCGTCGGCAAGCGGTTCGAAGGCGTCCGACAGGTGCTCGCGGACCTCCGAACACTCCCCGCAACCCTGCGGCCACTGCTCGTCGCCGACACCCTGATTCGGTTCGCCAACGGGATGGTGTACGTCTTCTTCGTCATCGTCGTCACCGAGTTCCTGGGGGTAGGATTCGCGGGCTTCGGCGTCACACTCCGGCCCGACGCCTTCTTCGGCGTCCTCCTGGCCGTCGAGATGGTCGTCGCCATCGCGACGAAAGTTCCCGTCTCGAAACTCGCCGAGCGCACGGGGCTGAAACCCGTCGTCGCCCTCGGGTTCGCGGTGTACGCCGTCTTCCCGGTCCTCCTGATTGTCGCCCCGCCCGACCAGTGGGTGCTGGTCGCGCTGTTCGCCTTCTCCGGCCTGCGGTTCGCCGGCCTCCCCGCCCACAAGGCGCTCATCGTCGGCCCGGCCGAACGCGACGCGGGCGGGCGCGTGACCGGGACGTACTACCTCGTGCGCAACACCGTCGTCATCCCCTCGGCGCTCCTCGGCGGGTGGCTCTACGGACGGGACCCGCAACTGGCGTTCGGATTGGCGACAGCAGTCGGTCTCGTCGGCGTGGGCTACTTCCTCGCCTTCGGCCGTGAGTTCGAGGCGTACGCCTGA
- a CDS encoding DUF2797 domain-containing protein produces the protein MQVVGYRPLDPSLRVASDDVVEALPLTPGTDLAFRLGERHCAGTVQNGRHAPCSNPGAPYCPTHTVPWSVASNADSEEEHAVYLAAFAPATFKVGVTRSWRLPTRLEEQGADRAAHVHTVSDGRVAREVEADIAREVGDQVRVATKLAGLHRAVDDGAWEALLADFRVIERFDFDYGFDLSGRPVAETMLTGRVVGTKGRLLVLEREGTVYAVDLRDLVGYDLREGPDDRARQASLTSF, from the coding sequence GTGCAAGTCGTCGGCTATCGCCCCCTCGACCCGTCGCTCCGCGTGGCGAGCGACGACGTCGTCGAGGCCCTCCCGCTGACGCCGGGGACGGACCTCGCCTTCCGACTGGGGGAACGTCACTGCGCCGGGACCGTCCAGAACGGCCGCCACGCCCCCTGTTCGAACCCCGGCGCGCCCTACTGTCCCACCCACACCGTGCCGTGGTCGGTGGCGAGCAACGCGGACTCCGAGGAGGAACACGCGGTCTACCTCGCCGCGTTCGCCCCGGCGACGTTCAAGGTGGGCGTCACCCGGTCGTGGCGACTCCCGACGCGACTCGAAGAACAGGGGGCCGACCGCGCAGCGCACGTCCACACCGTCTCGGACGGGCGCGTCGCCCGCGAGGTGGAAGCCGACATCGCCCGCGAGGTGGGCGACCAGGTGCGCGTGGCGACGAAACTCGCCGGCCTCCACCGGGCGGTCGACGACGGGGCGTGGGAGGCGCTCCTCGCCGACTTCCGCGTCATCGAGCGCTTCGACTTCGACTACGGGTTCGACCTCTCGGGCCGGCCCGTCGCGGAAACGATGCTCACGGGTCGGGTCGTCGGGACGAAGGGTCGACTGCTCGTCCTCGAACGCGAGGGGACGGTCTACGCCGTGGACCTGCGTGACCTCGTGGGCTACGACCTGCGTGAGGGTCCCGACGACCGGGCGCGACAGGCGAGCCTCACGAGTTTCTGA
- a CDS encoding acyl-CoA dehydrogenase family protein, which translates to MDFSLPSEHRMIRDTVREFCEEEIAPIAQDIEDEHRFPEEVFEALADLDMMGVPVAEEYGGLGGDQLMYALVTEELGRVSGSIGLSYAAHTSLASKPIEAFGTEEQKERWLTPLASGEYLGAWALTEPGSGSDASDMDTRAEREGDEYVLNGTKQFITNANVAGSILVKAVTEPGAGYDGISTFIVDPREDDGFEVVTVWDKMGLNASPTCEIKFTDCRIPEGRLLGEEGDGWDQTKKTLNGGRISIAALSTGLGQGAFEAARDYAKQREQFGQPISKFDAVRDMIVEMDRKIERSRLLTHKSATMYDDGEDVTRISSLAKLDASETAREVGEDAIQVLGGYGYTTDFAPQRFTRDAKLMEIGEGTSEIQRLVLGRELGL; encoded by the coding sequence ATGGACTTCAGCCTACCCTCCGAGCACCGGATGATTCGCGACACCGTCCGGGAGTTCTGCGAGGAGGAGATCGCCCCCATCGCGCAGGACATCGAGGACGAACACCGCTTCCCCGAGGAGGTGTTCGAGGCCCTCGCGGACCTCGACATGATGGGCGTCCCCGTCGCCGAGGAGTACGGCGGCCTCGGCGGCGACCAGTTGATGTACGCGCTCGTCACCGAGGAACTGGGTCGCGTCTCCGGTTCCATCGGCCTCTCCTATGCCGCCCACACCTCGCTGGCATCGAAGCCCATCGAGGCCTTCGGCACCGAGGAACAGAAAGAGCGCTGGCTGACACCCCTCGCCTCCGGCGAGTACCTCGGTGCGTGGGCGCTGACCGAACCCGGCAGCGGGTCCGACGCGAGCGACATGGACACCCGCGCCGAGAGAGAGGGCGACGAGTACGTGCTGAACGGCACGAAGCAGTTCATCACGAACGCGAACGTCGCCGGCTCCATCCTCGTGAAGGCCGTCACGGAACCCGGCGCGGGCTACGACGGCATCTCGACGTTCATCGTCGACCCGCGCGAGGATGACGGCTTCGAGGTCGTCACCGTCTGGGACAAGATGGGCCTGAACGCCTCGCCCACCTGCGAGATCAAGTTCACGGACTGTCGCATCCCCGAGGGCCGGCTTCTGGGGGAGGAGGGCGACGGCTGGGACCAGACGAAGAAGACGCTCAACGGCGGGCGCATCTCCATCGCGGCGCTCTCGACCGGCCTCGGGCAGGGTGCCTTCGAGGCGGCACGCGACTACGCCAAACAGCGCGAGCAGTTCGGTCAGCCCATCTCGAAGTTCGACGCCGTCCGCGACATGATCGTCGAGATGGACCGCAAGATAGAGCGCTCGCGCCTGCTCACCCACAAGTCCGCGACGATGTACGACGACGGGGAGGACGTCACCCGCATCTCCTCGCTGGCGAAACTCGACGCCAGCGAGACGGCCCGCGAAGTGGGTGAAGACGCGATTCAGGTCCTCGGCGGCTACGGCTACACGACCGACTTCGCCCCCCAGCGGTTCACCCGCGACGCGAAGCTCATGGAAATCGGCGAGGGCACCTCGGAGATTCAGCGCCTCGTCCTCGGGCGCGAACTCGGCCTCTGA
- a CDS encoding DUF4112 domain-containing protein: MDSDDEYDIPVSIESPDAEGVPPEVDEAALRRMQAVADLMDEAVEIPGTGIKVGLDPLLGVIPGAGDAVSAGISLYIVLEAANLGVPYDVVVKMLGNVAIDTAGGSVPVLGTIFDTFWKANTWNVRMVEEALGVDLGDFDVEADDELGLDSDTDDDDDGGIVIDVDD; encoded by the coding sequence ATGGACTCCGACGACGAGTACGACATCCCGGTGAGCATCGAGTCGCCCGACGCCGAGGGCGTCCCACCCGAGGTGGACGAGGCAGCGCTCCGCCGGATGCAGGCCGTGGCGGACCTCATGGACGAGGCCGTCGAGATTCCCGGCACGGGTATCAAGGTCGGTCTGGACCCCCTCCTCGGGGTCATCCCCGGCGCGGGGGACGCGGTGAGCGCGGGCATCTCCCTGTACATCGTCCTCGAGGCGGCGAACCTCGGTGTCCCCTACGACGTCGTCGTGAAGATGCTCGGAAACGTCGCCATCGACACCGCCGGCGGGTCGGTGCCCGTCCTCGGGACCATCTTCGACACGTTCTGGAAGGCCAACACGTGGAACGTCCGGATGGTCGAGGAGGCACTCGGCGTCGACCTCGGCGACTTCGACGTGGAGGCCGACGACGAACTCGGTCTCGACTCCGACACGGACGACGACGATGACGGCGGTATCGTCATCGACGTCGACGACTAA
- a CDS encoding RIO1 family regulatory kinase/ATPase domain-containing protein, with product MAFRRLLKGQVEWDLLEGVAREVGRRYGQSDLRVEFLDADNWLSTPFVVNGRWFVKVMTDQHSLLHAVLTTGRNLGAFSSGREGFFEHVADPLEMAERELEATRKMRDIGLHVPEPVEAFAHEGLGVLVVEYLPEFRTLSDLTPDEVGRYAPDLFSALARMHAAGLAHGDLRAENVLVARDTLYLIDATSVRADAADQARAYDLACAMAALEPRIGPRRVVAAASEHYPITDLLAAEDFLDFVNIRPDHDFDAASVKGEIEKNATAGA from the coding sequence ATGGCGTTCCGGCGGTTGCTGAAGGGGCAGGTCGAGTGGGACCTGCTGGAGGGGGTGGCCCGCGAGGTGGGCCGACGCTACGGCCAGTCAGACCTCCGCGTGGAGTTCCTCGACGCCGACAACTGGCTGTCGACGCCCTTCGTCGTCAACGGCCGCTGGTTCGTGAAGGTGATGACCGACCAGCACTCCCTCCTCCACGCCGTCCTCACTACAGGCCGGAACCTCGGGGCGTTCTCCAGCGGCCGGGAGGGGTTCTTCGAACACGTCGCGGACCCCCTGGAGATGGCCGAACGCGAACTGGAGGCGACCCGGAAGATGCGCGACATCGGCCTGCACGTCCCCGAACCCGTCGAGGCGTTCGCCCACGAGGGACTGGGCGTCCTCGTCGTCGAGTACCTTCCCGAGTTCCGCACGCTCTCGGACCTCACGCCCGACGAGGTGGGCCGCTACGCGCCGGACCTGTTCAGCGCCCTCGCGCGGATGCACGCCGCTGGACTGGCACACGGCGACCTGCGGGCGGAGAACGTCCTCGTCGCCCGCGACACGCTCTATCTCATCGACGCGACGAGCGTCCGCGCGGACGCGGCGGACCAGGCGCGGGCGTACGACCTCGCGTGTGCCATGGCCGCACTCGAACCCCGCATCGGGCCGCGCCGGGTGGTCGCCGCCGCGAGCGAGCACTATCCCATCACCGACCTGCTCGCCGCCGAGGACTTCCTCGACTTCGTCAACATCCGCCCGGACCACGACTTCGACGCCGCGAGCGTCAAGGGCGAGATAGAGAAGAACGCGACGGCGGGTGCCTGA
- a CDS encoding carbon-nitrogen family hydrolase — MRLALAQLVVEGSDVEGNISRAEDAIARAADRGADLVVLPELFNVGYFAFDSYAREAESLDGPTLSRVADAARHHEVGVVAGSIVEDLATTEGGPAEEGLANTSVFLDRDGDRRAVYRKHHLFGYDSAEAELLVPGEQVPTVDFDGFTVGVTTCYDLRFPELYRRLVDAGATLVCVPSAWPYPRVEHWTLLTRARAVENQFYVGAANGSGEFESATLLGRSAVYDPWGTTLAGSGDDPALVVADCDPDRVEAVREEFPALADRRR; from the coding sequence ATGCGCCTGGCACTCGCCCAACTCGTCGTCGAGGGAAGCGACGTGGAGGGGAACATCTCGCGCGCGGAGGACGCCATCGCCCGGGCCGCCGACCGCGGGGCCGACCTCGTCGTCCTCCCGGAACTGTTCAACGTGGGGTACTTCGCCTTCGACAGCTACGCCCGCGAGGCCGAGTCGCTCGACGGGCCGACGCTCTCGCGTGTCGCCGACGCCGCCCGCCACCACGAGGTGGGCGTCGTCGCCGGGAGCATCGTCGAGGACCTCGCGACGACCGAGGGCGGCCCCGCCGAGGAGGGCCTCGCCAACACCTCGGTGTTCCTCGACCGGGACGGCGACCGACGGGCCGTCTACCGGAAACACCACCTCTTCGGCTACGACTCCGCCGAGGCGGAACTGCTCGTCCCCGGCGAGCAGGTGCCCACGGTTGACTTCGACGGGTTCACCGTCGGCGTCACCACCTGTTACGACCTCCGGTTCCCCGAACTGTACCGGCGACTGGTCGACGCGGGCGCGACGCTCGTCTGCGTCCCCAGCGCGTGGCCCTATCCGCGGGTCGAACACTGGACGCTCCTCACGCGCGCGCGTGCGGTGGAGAACCAGTTCTACGTCGGGGCCGCGAACGGCTCCGGCGAGTTCGAGTCGGCCACCCTGCTCGGCCGCTCCGCCGTCTACGACCCCTGGGGGACGACGCTCGCCGGGAGCGGCGACGACCCCGCACTCGTCGTCGCGGACTGCGACCCCGACCGGGTCGAAGCGGTCCGCGAGGAGTTCCCGGCGCTCGCCGACCGGCGGCGCTGA
- a CDS encoding DUF7490 domain-containing protein, protein MDTRTLLVAAAVAVTVLSVGTAAVAPDVVADPPTDPPPESHLSVTEMTIGPGTVTGETATLRVETFLDHRGGPAENVTVLVRAVDSESGMLETVERVRVGDLTAARERGVPANLTVAREGGYRIESVVYVADRRVETAARTVSGLDGLRPPYLRSGLQFHRFSGADLPAVEFSVRSAGDGRTTLDVSAFLTNTGDDPATDLELVVKARQADSNIVADEARVAIGEVRSGRTVTPSVNLTVPTDYNYYLDAVLLRDDVVVDTVRAPAALDPTETISVNTTRREVDLEVSDFESDTNGQDSPQPTPSDRATTSGDGPGFGVLAALAALLAAVGIARRRST, encoded by the coding sequence ATGGACACGAGAACCCTCCTCGTCGCGGCGGCGGTCGCCGTGACGGTCCTCTCGGTCGGCACCGCGGCGGTCGCACCCGACGTGGTGGCCGACCCGCCCACGGACCCGCCGCCGGAGAGCCACCTCTCCGTCACCGAGATGACTATCGGTCCCGGCACGGTGACCGGCGAGACGGCGACGCTCCGGGTCGAGACGTTCCTCGACCACCGCGGCGGCCCGGCGGAGAACGTGACGGTGCTCGTCCGGGCCGTCGACAGCGAGTCTGGGATGCTGGAGACAGTCGAACGGGTCCGCGTCGGTGACCTCACCGCGGCCCGCGAGCGGGGCGTGCCCGCGAACCTCACCGTCGCCCGCGAGGGCGGCTACCGCATCGAGTCGGTCGTCTACGTCGCCGACCGGCGCGTCGAGACTGCCGCCCGGACCGTCAGCGGTCTCGACGGCCTCCGGCCCCCCTACCTCCGGTCGGGCCTCCAGTTCCACCGGTTCTCGGGGGCCGACCTCCCCGCAGTCGAGTTCAGCGTCCGTTCGGCGGGCGACGGCCGGACGACCCTCGACGTCTCGGCGTTCTTGACGAACACCGGCGACGACCCGGCGACCGACCTCGAACTCGTCGTGAAGGCCCGGCAGGCCGACTCGAACATCGTCGCCGACGAGGCCCGCGTCGCCATCGGCGAGGTGCGCTCCGGCCGGACCGTCACTCCCTCGGTGAACCTCACCGTCCCGACCGACTACAACTACTACCTCGACGCGGTGTTGCTGCGCGACGACGTCGTCGTCGACACCGTCCGCGCGCCCGCCGCCCTCGACCCCACGGAGACCATCAGCGTGAACACCACCAGACGGGAGGTCGACCTCGAAGTGAGCGACTTCGAGTCCGACACGAACGGTCAGGACAGCCCACAGCCCACCCCGAGTGACAGAGCCACGACCAGCGGCGACGGCCCCGGCTTCGGCGTTCTCGCCGCACTCGCCGCACTGCTCGCCGCCGTCGGCATCGCCCGGAGGCGGTCGACGTGA